The following proteins are encoded in a genomic region of Amphiura filiformis chromosome 11, Afil_fr2py, whole genome shotgun sequence:
- the LOC140164443 gene encoding active regulator of SIRT1-like, producing MSAALVRKGLELLADEDGDTQTQSFKKRKKGPSSMKKDYLMKRISTDKQGVKKQLRQLKRKESTRNKPTVMGKNIKSAIDVYYSRKSKDLTEHNVKSLLKQTKVQLV from the exons ATGTCAGCGGCCTTAGTGCGTAAAGGACTCGAGCTTTTGGCTGATGAAGATGGAG ATACCCAAACACAGTCTTTCAAGAAGAGGAAAAAAGGACCATCATCTATGAAAAAAGATTATTTGATGAAACGTATAAGTACGGATAAACAAGGAGTGAAGAAACAGTTGAGGCagttgaaaagaaaagaaagcacTAGAAATAAACCAACAGTGATGGGAAAGAACATCAAATCTGCAATAG ATGTATACTACAGTAGAAAAAGTAAAGATCTTACCGAGCACAATGTAAAAAGTCTTCTCAAGCAGACAAAAGTTCAGCTAGTCTAG